One genomic region from Vannielia litorea encodes:
- a CDS encoding endonuclease/exonuclease/phosphatase family protein: MRRALRLTALLLLALPLLACALHVAHSGSAPVPPRPEGTLRVASYNVHYIVLNRDEGDWSVADWNRRRAPMAEALRTIDADIIAFQEMESFSRGDDGSTNLAREYLLAELPAYRAAAAGPWRSFPATQPIFYRASRLTPVDEGWFFFSDTPDVIYSRTFNGSWPAFASWAEFATPEGQRLRVVNVHFEYKSRSNRRLSAALVRDRLAPVIASGTPVILLGDLNAMHGAHTLRTLEEAGLTFAPTRGATYHLNAGINLLGAIDHIAASRGITVSKPLVLREKFLGEWPSDHYPVYADIKL, encoded by the coding sequence ATGCGCCGCGCCCTCCGCCTCACCGCCCTCCTTCTTCTGGCCCTGCCGCTTCTGGCCTGCGCCCTCCACGTCGCCCATTCCGGCTCCGCCCCGGTGCCGCCACGCCCCGAGGGCACCCTCCGCGTCGCCAGCTACAACGTCCACTACATCGTGCTGAACCGCGACGAGGGCGATTGGTCCGTGGCCGACTGGAACCGCCGAAGGGCCCCCATGGCCGAGGCCCTGCGCACCATCGACGCCGACATCATCGCCTTTCAGGAAATGGAGAGCTTCAGCCGCGGCGACGATGGCTCAACCAACCTCGCCCGCGAGTATCTTCTCGCCGAACTCCCCGCCTACCGTGCCGCCGCCGCCGGCCCCTGGCGCAGCTTTCCGGCCACCCAGCCCATCTTCTATCGCGCTTCCCGCCTGACCCCGGTCGACGAAGGCTGGTTCTTCTTCTCAGACACGCCCGACGTGATCTATTCCCGCACCTTCAACGGCTCGTGGCCCGCCTTCGCCTCATGGGCCGAGTTCGCTACGCCCGAGGGCCAGCGCCTGCGCGTCGTCAACGTCCACTTCGAGTACAAAAGCCGCTCCAACCGCCGCCTCTCCGCCGCTCTCGTCCGAGACCGCCTCGCCCCCGTCATCGCGTCCGGAACGCCGGTGATCTTGCTCGGCGACCTCAACGCCATGCACGGCGCCCACACCCTCCGCACGCTCGAAGAGGCCGGCCTCACCTTCGCCCCCACCCGCGGCGCGACCTACCACCTGAACGCCGGCATCAACCTGCTCGGCGCCATCGACCACATCGCCGCCTCCCGCGGCATCACGGTCAGCAAGCCCCTTGTTTTGAGAGAAAAATTCCTCGGCGAATGGCCGTCTGACCATTACCCCGTCTACGCCGACATCAAGCTTTAA
- a CDS encoding MBL fold metallo-hydrolase, which produces MRITRRSFVAGAAAGVAAGGLLPRRAMAEMMLGEARMTVVSDGNLMLPGSFTFAGLPEAEVAEIVAPLGVSIEALEPPCNVTLLRMDDRVVLFDVGAGPDFMPSAGELAANLEAAGVAPEDVTDVIFTHAHPDHIWGLLDDFDEPLFPDARYAMGRGEWDYWWNPETVDTIGAERQAFAVGAKRRMEAIEDRVAFFDDGDEVLPGVAAVACVGHTPGHMGFEVRSGGEAVMVVGDAIGNHHVAFARPGWEVNSDQDPEVGAATRVALMDRIVADGLGIVGFHLPGGMGRVEKGGEGYRWVAM; this is translated from the coding sequence ATGCGGATCACGCGGCGGAGTTTTGTGGCCGGAGCGGCGGCGGGCGTGGCGGCGGGCGGCCTGCTGCCAAGGCGCGCCATGGCGGAGATGATGCTGGGCGAGGCCCGGATGACGGTGGTGAGCGACGGCAACCTGATGCTCCCCGGCTCCTTCACCTTCGCGGGGCTGCCGGAAGCGGAGGTAGCGGAGATCGTGGCACCTCTCGGCGTTTCGATCGAGGCGCTGGAGCCGCCCTGCAACGTGACGCTGCTGCGGATGGACGACCGGGTGGTGCTGTTCGACGTGGGCGCGGGCCCGGACTTCATGCCGTCGGCCGGGGAGCTGGCCGCCAATCTGGAGGCCGCAGGGGTTGCGCCGGAGGATGTGACCGATGTGATCTTCACCCATGCGCACCCGGATCACATTTGGGGGCTACTGGACGATTTCGATGAGCCGCTCTTTCCGGATGCCCGCTACGCGATGGGCCGCGGCGAGTGGGACTATTGGTGGAACCCGGAGACGGTCGACACCATCGGCGCGGAGCGGCAGGCCTTTGCGGTGGGAGCGAAGCGGCGAATGGAGGCGATCGAGGACCGGGTGGCGTTTTTCGACGATGGCGATGAGGTGCTGCCCGGCGTCGCGGCGGTGGCCTGCGTGGGGCACACGCCGGGGCATATGGGGTTCGAGGTGCGGTCTGGTGGCGAGGCTGTGATGGTGGTGGGCGATGCGATCGGCAACCACCACGTGGCCTTCGCGCGGCCGGGGTGGGAGGTGAACTCTGACCAGGACCCGGAGGTTGGCGCGGCAACGCGGGTGGCGTTGATGGACCGGATCGTGGCGGACGGTTTGGGGATCGTGGGGTTCCATCTGCCGGGCGGGATGGGCCGGGTTGAGAAAGGTGGCGAGGGGTATCGCTGGGTGGCGATGTAG
- a CDS encoding YeeE/YedE family protein, which yields MIWLFDTLGEAPAIALLGLAVGLLFGAAARRSAFCLRAATIEVATLRPGPKLATWLIVFTTALALVQGGLALGWLDLSDARQFAQPGSISGALIGGSMFGAGMILARGCASRLLVLSATGNLRALITGLVLTLVAQASLTGILGPARLWLFSLWQVPPGPARDLGALAGLTPAATATLSLAALAAALIWARAAARKSPGQILASALVGVAVAAGWFVTYNASQIAFEPVSVSSISFTGPATDTLMGLVGTPSLPLSFGLGLVPGVFLGSFAAALAAREFAIQRFQPDTPMERYLIGGALMGFGAMLAGGCAVGAGVSGGSALSSTAWLALTAMWLSAMATHRFLSRAPSPATA from the coding sequence ATGATCTGGCTCTTCGACACCCTCGGTGAGGCCCCCGCCATCGCCCTGCTCGGGCTGGCCGTGGGCCTCCTCTTCGGCGCGGCGGCGCGACGCTCGGCCTTTTGCTTGCGCGCCGCCACGATCGAGGTCGCAACCCTGCGCCCCGGCCCAAAGCTGGCCACATGGCTGATCGTCTTCACCACCGCGCTCGCACTGGTGCAGGGCGGCCTCGCCTTGGGCTGGCTCGACCTGTCAGACGCCCGCCAGTTCGCCCAACCCGGCTCGATCTCGGGTGCGCTGATCGGCGGGTCCATGTTCGGCGCGGGCATGATCCTCGCCCGCGGCTGCGCCTCCCGCCTGCTGGTGCTCTCGGCCACCGGCAACCTGCGCGCCCTCATCACCGGCCTCGTGCTCACCCTCGTGGCCCAGGCCTCGCTCACCGGCATCCTCGGCCCCGCCCGGCTCTGGCTCTTCTCCCTCTGGCAAGTCCCACCCGGCCCGGCCCGAGACCTCGGCGCGCTCGCGGGCCTCACGCCCGCCGCCACCGCTACCCTCTCGCTCGCCGCACTCGCTGCCGCGCTGATCTGGGCGCGCGCCGCCGCCCGCAAAAGCCCCGGTCAAATCCTCGCCTCCGCCCTCGTCGGCGTGGCCGTCGCCGCAGGTTGGTTCGTCACCTACAACGCCAGCCAGATCGCCTTCGAGCCGGTCTCCGTCAGTTCCATCAGCTTCACAGGCCCGGCGACCGACACGCTCATGGGCCTCGTCGGCACACCCTCCCTGCCACTCTCCTTCGGCCTCGGCCTCGTGCCCGGCGTCTTCCTCGGCTCCTTTGCCGCAGCCCTCGCCGCCCGCGAGTTTGCCATCCAGCGCTTCCAGCCCGACACCCCGATGGAGCGCTACCTGATCGGCGGCGCCCTCATGGGCTTCGGCGCCATGCTCGCGGGCGGCTGTGCGGTCGGCGCTGGCGTCTCCGGCGGCTCCGCCCTCAGCTCCACCGCATGGCTCGCCCTCACCGCCATGTGGCTCTCCGCCATGGCCACCCATCGCTTTCTGAGCCGTGCCCCGTCACCCGCCACCGCATAA
- a CDS encoding DUF302 domain-containing protein gives MKHLTLAAALTLATPALAQDAVLHDFEGSFDDATFAVESAIVGQGLVIDYTSHVGDMLNRTGEDVGSDVKIFDAADIFIFCSAVVSRQVMEADPMNIQHCPYGIFVTEKEGKVQIGHRDYPDGPMDAVEELLQGIVAEAIGG, from the coding sequence ATGAAACACCTCACCCTCGCCGCCGCCCTGACCCTCGCCACCCCCGCGCTGGCGCAGGATGCCGTGCTGCACGACTTCGAAGGCAGCTTCGATGATGCCACCTTCGCGGTGGAATCCGCCATCGTCGGTCAGGGCCTCGTGATCGACTACACCAGCCACGTCGGTGACATGCTCAACCGCACCGGCGAGGATGTCGGCTCCGATGTGAAGATCTTCGACGCCGCCGATATCTTCATCTTCTGCTCCGCCGTCGTCTCCCGTCAGGTGATGGAAGCGGACCCGATGAACATCCAGCACTGCCCCTATGGCATCTTCGTCACCGAGAAAGAGGGCAAGGTGCAGATTGGCCACCGTGACTACCCGGATGGCCCGATGGACGCCGTCGAGGAACTGCTTCAAGGCATTGTTGCCGAAGCCATCGGCGGCTGA
- a CDS encoding NAD(P)/FAD-dependent oxidoreductase, with protein MKLNRRTFLGTAAAGTAALSAPMVKAASHGMPRVVVIGGGAGGATAARYIAKDSEGAIDVTLIEPTRTYYTCFFSNLYIGGFRDLQSIAHSYGTLASEYGINVVHDWATGVDRDAKTVALAGGGSVPYDKLVISPGIDFIDGSVPGWSLLSQNKMPHAYKAGSQSELLKAQIEAMPEGGTYCMVAPPNPYRCPPGPYERISMVAHVLKERNPTAKILIVDPKEKFSKQGLFEEGWQNHYTGMVERIGPDFGGDKVEVNPDEMTVSIDGSVEKVDVCNVIPAQKAGLIAEAAGLTDGNWAPVNPTDMSSKMDADIHVLGDASAQGDMPKSGFSANSQAKVAANAIRGALTGSRVFPAKFSNTCWSLIATDDGVKVGANYEPTEEKIASTDSFISQTGEDAALRKATFEESIGWYSGITADMFG; from the coding sequence ATGAAACTGAACCGACGGACATTCCTCGGCACCGCTGCCGCGGGCACCGCCGCGCTCTCCGCACCCATGGTCAAGGCCGCCTCGCATGGCATGCCCCGCGTCGTGGTGATCGGCGGCGGGGCAGGGGGCGCCACCGCCGCCCGCTACATCGCGAAAGACAGCGAAGGCGCCATCGATGTGACCCTCATCGAGCCCACCCGCACCTATTACACCTGCTTCTTCTCCAACCTCTATATCGGCGGCTTCCGCGACCTGCAGAGCATCGCCCACAGCTACGGCACGCTGGCCTCGGAGTATGGCATCAACGTCGTCCACGATTGGGCCACCGGCGTTGACCGGGATGCCAAAACCGTGGCCCTCGCCGGCGGCGGCTCGGTCCCCTACGACAAGCTGGTGATCTCCCCCGGCATCGATTTCATCGATGGTTCGGTCCCCGGCTGGTCGCTGCTGAGCCAGAACAAGATGCCCCACGCCTACAAGGCCGGCTCCCAGTCGGAGCTGCTGAAGGCTCAGATCGAGGCCATGCCCGAGGGCGGCACCTACTGCATGGTCGCCCCGCCCAACCCCTACCGCTGCCCGCCCGGCCCCTACGAGCGCATCTCGATGGTCGCCCACGTGCTGAAGGAGCGGAACCCGACCGCCAAGATCCTCATCGTCGACCCCAAGGAGAAGTTCTCCAAACAGGGCCTCTTCGAGGAAGGCTGGCAAAACCACTACACGGGCATGGTTGAACGCATCGGCCCTGACTTCGGCGGCGACAAGGTCGAGGTGAACCCCGACGAGATGACCGTCAGCATCGACGGCTCGGTCGAAAAGGTCGATGTCTGCAATGTCATCCCTGCCCAGAAGGCCGGCCTCATCGCCGAGGCCGCCGGGCTGACCGATGGCAACTGGGCCCCGGTGAACCCCACCGACATGAGCTCGAAGATGGATGCCGACATCCACGTGCTGGGCGATGCCTCCGCGCAGGGCGATATGCCCAAATCGGGCTTCTCCGCCAACAGCCAGGCCAAGGTGGCCGCCAACGCCATTCGCGGCGCCCTCACCGGCAGCCGGGTCTTCCCCGCGAAGTTCTCCAACACCTGCTGGTCGCTCATCGCCACCGATGACGGCGTGAAGGTCGGGGCCAACTACGAGCCCACAGAGGAAAAGATCGCCTCCACCGACAGCTTCATCAGCCAGACCGGCGAAGATGCTGCCCTTCGCAAGGCCACCTTCGAAGAGAGCATCGGCTGGTACTCCGGCATCACCGCCGACATGTTCGGCTAA
- a CDS encoding c-type cytochrome, with protein sequence MRSLRTALMLTALGLLPGAGAASEAGDVERGEKAFAKCKGCHQVGAEAKNRIGPALNGLFGRRAGSIDGFRYSKAFIRAGDKGLEWHADTLDAFLETPKQIVPGTRMSYRGEDDPQVRADLIAYLRTFSASPANIPEADPTAQGTDHDLDPATLALVGDPEYGEYLASECTTCHQATGGDDGIPSIVLWPEEDFVVAMHAYKQKKREHPVMNMVAGRLGDEEIAALAAYFATLEE encoded by the coding sequence ATGAGGTCGCTCCGCACCGCTCTCATGCTCACCGCGCTCGGCCTCCTGCCGGGCGCGGGCGCGGCATCGGAGGCGGGCGATGTGGAGCGCGGCGAAAAGGCCTTCGCCAAGTGCAAGGGCTGCCATCAGGTCGGCGCCGAGGCCAAAAACCGCATCGGCCCGGCGCTCAACGGCCTCTTTGGCCGCCGCGCCGGCTCGATAGACGGCTTTCGCTATTCCAAGGCCTTCATCCGCGCGGGCGACAAGGGGCTGGAGTGGCACGCCGATACGCTCGACGCCTTTCTCGAGACCCCAAAGCAGATCGTGCCGGGCACCCGCATGAGCTATCGCGGCGAGGATGACCCGCAGGTGCGCGCCGATCTCATCGCCTACTTGCGCACCTTCTCCGCCTCGCCCGCCAACATCCCCGAGGCCGACCCCACGGCCCAAGGCACCGACCACGATCTCGACCCGGCCACCCTCGCCCTCGTGGGCGACCCCGAATACGGCGAGTATCTCGCCTCCGAATGCACCACCTGCCACCAGGCCACCGGCGGGGATGACGGCATCCCCTCCATCGTGCTCTGGCCCGAGGAGGATTTCGTGGTGGCCATGCACGCCTACAAGCAAAAGAAACGCGAGCACCCGGTGATGAACATGGTCGCCGGGCGCCTCGGCGACGAAGAGATCGCGGCGCTGGCCGCGTATTTTGCGACCCTGGAGGAGTGA
- a CDS encoding c-type cytochrome codes for MSKFLNIFAPALGGTATLLGAAYIAADQFVVDVPAPLRGQAIPAAEAQTTPEPVAEEAAQATDAAPAEVAAEPTESQPEAPAEAAPVVLAKFGLGRPATDDEIAAWDVKVMPDGRGLPEGSGSVEDGEALFSENCAVCHGEFAEGSGNWPKLAGGDGTLADEDPLKTVGSYWPYLSTTFDYIHRSMPFGAAQTLSADDTYAITAYILYSNFMVDEDFVLTRENFLEVEMPNAEGFIVDDRAETEYPQWRAEPCMENCKDIVEITMRATVLDVTPEEEGAAEEVAQVTEAAAPADEAQAEEATVETVAAEEPATQEAAPEEPAAEDTMAAADPELIAAGEKVFKKCKACHQVGAGAENKTGPQLNGIMGRTAGTVEGFKYSKAMSEAGEGGLVWNTETLAGFLAKPKAYLKGTKMSFNGLRKEDDIAAVEAYLGSFAE; via the coding sequence ATGTCGAAGTTTCTTAATATCTTCGCCCCCGCTCTGGGTGGCACCGCCACCCTGCTCGGCGCGGCCTACATCGCCGCCGACCAGTTCGTGGTCGATGTGCCCGCGCCGCTGCGCGGTCAGGCGATCCCCGCCGCCGAAGCGCAAACCACGCCCGAACCCGTGGCCGAAGAAGCAGCGCAAGCCACCGATGCGGCCCCCGCCGAGGTGGCAGCCGAGCCCACCGAAAGCCAGCCCGAGGCCCCCGCCGAGGCTGCCCCGGTGGTCCTCGCCAAATTCGGCCTCGGCCGCCCCGCCACGGATGATGAAATCGCCGCGTGGGACGTGAAGGTCATGCCTGACGGTCGCGGCCTCCCCGAAGGTTCCGGCTCCGTCGAAGACGGCGAGGCGCTCTTCTCCGAAAACTGCGCCGTCTGCCACGGCGAATTCGCCGAAGGCTCCGGCAACTGGCCCAAGCTCGCGGGCGGCGACGGTACCCTTGCCGACGAAGACCCGCTCAAGACGGTCGGCTCCTACTGGCCCTACCTCTCCACCACCTTCGACTACATCCACCGCTCCATGCCCTTCGGCGCGGCCCAGACCCTCTCGGCAGATGACACCTACGCCATCACGGCCTACATTCTGTATTCGAACTTCATGGTAGACGAGGACTTCGTGCTCACACGGGAGAACTTCCTTGAGGTCGAGATGCCCAACGCCGAGGGCTTCATCGTCGATGACCGCGCCGAAACGGAATATCCGCAATGGCGCGCCGAACCCTGCATGGAAAACTGCAAGGACATCGTCGAAATCACGATGCGCGCCACCGTGCTCGACGTGACCCCCGAGGAGGAGGGCGCAGCCGAAGAGGTGGCACAAGTCACCGAAGCGGCCGCCCCTGCCGACGAGGCGCAGGCCGAAGAGGCAACCGTCGAAACGGTCGCCGCCGAGGAGCCTGCCACCCAAGAGGCCGCCCCCGAGGAGCCCGCCGCCGAAGACACAATGGCCGCCGCCGACCCCGAGTTGATCGCGGCAGGCGAGAAGGTCTTCAAGAAGTGCAAAGCCTGCCATCAGGTCGGCGCAGGCGCCGAAAACAAGACCGGCCCCCAGCTCAACGGCATCATGGGCCGCACCGCCGGCACTGTCGAAGGGTTTAAATACTCCAAGGCCATGAGCGAAGCGGGCGAGGGCGGGCTCGTCTGGAATACTGAAACCCTCGCAGGCTTCCTCGCCAAGCCCAAGGCCTACCTGAAAGGCACCAAAATGTCGTTCAACGGCCTCCGCAAGGAGGATGACATCGCGGCGGTCGAGGCCTACCTCGGGTCCTTCGCCGAATGA
- the soxC gene encoding sulfite dehydrogenase, with the protein MSDDLKLSRRAVLAGSAAAAAGTLAAQARAEGDPLITEPQDWAMSLGEGVDATPYGMPIEYEGDVIRRNVPWLTADPISSINFTPIHALDGTITPQGCAFERHHSGAIELRKEDYRLMINGLDLQPLVFTYADLERFPRENHVYFCECAANTGMEWAGAQLNGAQFTHGMIHNMEYTGIPLRTLLNEAGYQGATEGRWVYVEGADASSNGRSIPMEKALDDVLVAFKANGEALRKEHGYPVRLVVPGWEGNMWVKWLRRIEVTDAAVESREETSKYTDTLADGTSRKWTWVMDAKSVVTSPSPQAPITHGPGPLVITGMAWSGHGRITRVDVSKDGGKTWETARLGRTQGDTKALTRFYLDTEWDGSEMLLQSRAMDETGYVQPTKAQLREVRGLNSVYHNNCIQTWHVNTDGSAENVEVS; encoded by the coding sequence ATGAGCGACGATCTCAAACTCTCTCGCCGCGCCGTTCTGGCCGGCTCCGCCGCCGCCGCGGCAGGCACGCTGGCCGCGCAGGCCCGCGCCGAAGGTGATCCGCTGATCACCGAGCCGCAGGATTGGGCCATGAGCCTCGGCGAAGGCGTCGATGCCACCCCCTACGGCATGCCGATCGAATATGAGGGTGACGTGATCCGCCGCAACGTGCCCTGGCTCACCGCCGATCCGATCTCCTCGATCAACTTCACGCCCATCCACGCGCTCGACGGCACCATCACGCCTCAGGGCTGTGCCTTCGAGCGCCACCACTCCGGCGCCATCGAGCTGCGCAAGGAGGATTACCGCCTGATGATCAACGGGCTGGATCTTCAGCCACTGGTCTTCACCTATGCCGATCTCGAGCGCTTCCCGCGCGAGAACCACGTCTATTTCTGCGAATGCGCGGCCAACACCGGCATGGAATGGGCCGGCGCCCAGCTGAACGGCGCCCAGTTCACCCACGGCATGATCCACAACATGGAATATACCGGCATCCCGCTCCGCACCCTGCTGAACGAGGCCGGGTATCAAGGCGCCACCGAGGGCCGCTGGGTCTATGTCGAGGGGGCCGATGCCTCCTCCAACGGCCGCTCGATCCCGATGGAAAAGGCGCTCGACGATGTGCTCGTGGCCTTCAAGGCAAACGGCGAGGCTTTGCGTAAAGAGCACGGGTACCCGGTGCGCCTCGTCGTTCCCGGCTGGGAAGGCAACATGTGGGTCAAATGGCTCCGCCGCATCGAGGTGACCGACGCCGCCGTGGAGAGCCGCGAGGAAACCTCCAAATACACCGACACGCTGGCAGACGGCACCTCCCGCAAGTGGACATGGGTGATGGATGCCAAATCGGTCGTCACCTCCCCCAGCCCGCAGGCTCCCATTACCCACGGCCCCGGCCCGCTGGTCATCACCGGCATGGCATGGTCCGGCCACGGGCGGATCACCCGTGTCGACGTGTCCAAGGACGGCGGCAAAACATGGGAGACGGCCCGCCTTGGCCGCACCCAGGGCGACACCAAGGCCCTGACCCGCTTCTACCTCGATACCGAGTGGGACGGCTCCGAGATGCTGCTGCAAAGCCGCGCGATGGATGAAACCGGCTATGTCCAGCCGACCAAGGCCCAGCTGCGCGAAGTGCGCGGCCTCAACTCGGTCTACCACAACAACTGCATCCAGACCTGGCATGTGAACACAGACGGGAGCGCTGAAAATGTCGAAGTTTCTTAA
- the soxB gene encoding thiosulfohydrolase SoxB: MISRRDFLQVGMAASALLGTSGFGNWARLAAQQALTQDQLLEFETFGNVSLIHVTDIHAQLKPVYFREPSVNLGVGENKGVVPHITGADFRKLYGIEDGSPSHYALSSGDFAALAAQYGRVGGLDRVATVINSIRADRPDALLLDGGDTWHGSYTCLQTQGQDMVNVMNALKPDAMTFHWEFTLGSDRVNEIVEGLPFAALGQNIFDAEWDEPAELFPPYEFFERGGTKIAVIGQAFPYMPIANPGWMFPEYSFGIRDEHMAEMVEEVRSQGAEVVVVLSHNGFDVDKKMASVVPGIDVILSGHTHDALPEPVVVGNTIVVASGSHGKFVSRVDLDVRDGRMMGYRHKLIPIFSDVIAPDADMTALIDEQRAPYEAEMSEVIGQTDTTLYRRGNFNGTWDDLICDALLSERDAQIAMSPGVRWGASMIPGQDITREDIFNVTSMTYPNAYRTEMTGEFIKVILEDVADNIFNPDPYYQQGGDMVRIGGMGYQIDINKPQGERISGMTLLSTGEPIDPAKNYTVAGWASVNEGTEGPPIWDVVESHIKKLGTVTAGDHDNVKVVVD, from the coding sequence ATGATCTCCCGCCGCGATTTCCTTCAGGTCGGCATGGCCGCCTCCGCCCTCCTCGGCACCTCCGGTTTCGGCAACTGGGCGCGTCTGGCCGCGCAGCAGGCGCTCACGCAGGATCAGCTGCTGGAGTTCGAAACCTTCGGAAACGTCTCGCTCATCCACGTCACCGATATCCACGCCCAGCTGAAGCCCGTCTACTTCCGCGAGCCTTCGGTCAACCTCGGCGTGGGCGAGAACAAGGGCGTCGTGCCCCACATTACCGGCGCCGATTTCCGCAAGCTCTACGGCATCGAAGACGGCTCGCCCTCCCACTACGCCCTTTCCTCCGGCGACTTCGCCGCGCTGGCCGCGCAATATGGCCGCGTCGGCGGGCTCGACCGCGTCGCCACCGTCATCAATTCCATCCGCGCCGACCGCCCCGATGCCCTCCTGCTCGATGGCGGCGACACATGGCACGGCTCCTACACCTGCCTGCAAACCCAGGGGCAGGACATGGTCAACGTCATGAACGCGCTCAAGCCCGACGCCATGACCTTCCACTGGGAGTTCACCCTCGGCTCCGACCGGGTGAACGAAATCGTCGAGGGCCTCCCCTTCGCCGCCCTCGGCCAGAACATCTTCGACGCCGAGTGGGATGAACCGGCAGAGCTCTTCCCGCCCTACGAGTTCTTCGAGCGCGGCGGCACAAAGATCGCCGTCATCGGCCAGGCCTTCCCCTACATGCCCATCGCCAACCCGGGTTGGATGTTCCCCGAATACTCCTTCGGCATCCGCGACGAGCACATGGCCGAGATGGTCGAGGAGGTCCGCAGCCAAGGCGCCGAGGTGGTCGTCGTCCTCTCCCACAACGGCTTCGACGTGGACAAGAAGATGGCCTCCGTCGTGCCGGGGATCGACGTGATCCTCTCCGGCCACACCCATGACGCGCTCCCCGAGCCGGTGGTGGTGGGCAACACCATCGTCGTCGCCTCCGGCTCCCACGGCAAGTTCGTCTCCCGCGTGGATCTCGATGTGCGTGACGGCCGGATGATGGGCTACCGCCACAAGCTCATCCCGATTTTTTCCGATGTCATCGCGCCCGACGCTGACATGACCGCCCTCATCGACGAGCAGCGGGCGCCCTACGAGGCCGAAATGTCCGAGGTCATCGGTCAGACCGACACCACCCTCTACCGCCGCGGCAACTTCAACGGCACATGGGACGACCTGATCTGCGACGCCCTCCTGTCGGAGCGCGACGCGCAGATCGCCATGTCCCCCGGTGTCCGCTGGGGCGCCTCGATGATCCCGGGGCAGGACATCACCCGCGAAGACATCTTCAACGTCACCTCCATGACCTACCCTAACGCCTATCGCACTGAAATGACTGGCGAATTCATCAAGGTCATCCTTGAGGACGTGGCCGACAACATATTCAACCCCGACCCCTACTACCAGCAGGGCGGCGACATGGTCCGCATCGGTGGCATGGGCTACCAGATCGATATCAACAAGCCGCAGGGCGAGCGCATCTCAGGCATGACCCTGCTCTCCACCGGCGAGCCCATCGACCCCGCCAAAAACTACACCGTCGCCGGCTGGGCCTCGGTCAACGAAGGCACCGAAGGCCCGCCCATCTGGGACGTGGTCGAAAGCCATATCAAGAAACTCGGCACGGTCACCGCAGGTGACCATGACAACGTGAAAGTGGTGGTCGACTGA
- the soxA gene encoding sulfur oxidation c-type cytochrome SoxA — translation MNKASKSASYIALVAASAFAVAAHAGPDEDSLTINGETEIVTETAAPDHLSDVFDTIYSGWRFRTDETQSLEMDDFDNPGMLTVDAAMEAYATAEGTVGESCQGCHEGVETFAGLTPTMPKVDEETGKLVTMEDAINDCRTERMGADAWKWSGNEMQGMVALIGLQSRGMPMNVAIDGPAAPFWEQGKEMYYTRYGQLELSCANCHEDNYGNMIRADHLSQGQTNGFPTYRLKQAKLISKHNRFRGCIRDTRAETFAEGSDEFRALELYVASRGNGLSVETPAVRQ, via the coding sequence GTGAACAAAGCAAGCAAGAGCGCAAGCTACATCGCACTGGTTGCGGCATCCGCCTTCGCGGTGGCTGCCCACGCCGGGCCGGATGAGGACAGCCTCACCATCAACGGCGAGACCGAGATCGTCACCGAAACCGCCGCGCCCGATCACCTGTCGGACGTGTTCGATACCATCTACTCCGGCTGGCGTTTCCGCACCGACGAGACCCAGTCGCTGGAGATGGACGATTTCGACAACCCCGGCATGCTGACCGTGGATGCCGCGATGGAGGCTTATGCCACCGCCGAGGGCACCGTGGGTGAAAGCTGTCAGGGCTGCCACGAGGGCGTAGAGACTTTCGCAGGCCTCACGCCCACCATGCCGAAGGTCGATGAAGAGACCGGCAAGCTGGTGACGATGGAAGATGCCATCAACGACTGTCGCACCGAGCGCATGGGCGCCGACGCCTGGAAGTGGTCCGGCAACGAGATGCAGGGCATGGTCGCCCTGATCGGCCTGCAATCGCGCGGCATGCCGATGAACGTGGCCATCGACGGGCCCGCCGCCCCCTTCTGGGAGCAGGGCAAGGAGATGTATTACACCCGCTACGGCCAGCTCGAGCTGTCCTGCGCCAACTGCCACGAAGACAACTACGGCAACATGATCCGCGCCGACCATCTCAGCCAAGGGCAGACCAACGGCTTCCCCACCTACCGGCTGAAGCAGGCCAAGCTGATCTCCAAGCACAACCGCTTCCGGGGCTGCATCCGCGACACGCGTGCCGAGACCTTCGCCGAAGGTTCCGACGAGTTCCGCGCGCTGGAGCTTTACGTCGCCTCGCGCGGCAACGGCCTTTCGGTCGAAACCCCGGCAGTTCGCCAGTAA
- the soxZ gene encoding thiosulfate oxidation carrier complex protein SoxZ codes for MASGVKPRVKVPKSASAGEAITIKTLISHPMESGQRKDGDGNPIPRSIINHFTCTFNGETVIDVKMEPAISTNPYFEFEATVPESGTFEFTWQDDDGSTYTETKEITVG; via the coding sequence ATGGCATCTGGTGTCAAACCCCGCGTCAAAGTCCCCAAGTCGGCCTCTGCCGGCGAGGCGATCACGATCAAGACCCTGATCTCGCACCCCATGGAGAGCGGCCAGCGCAAGGATGGCGACGGCAACCCCATTCCGCGCTCGATCATCAACCACTTCACCTGCACCTTCAACGGCGAGACCGTGATCGACGTGAAGATGGAGCCGGCGATCTCGACCAACCCGTATTTTGAGTTCGAGGCCACCGTGCCCGAGAGCGGGACCTTCGAGTTCACCTGGCAAGATGATGATGGCTCGACCTACACCGAGACCAAGGAAATCACCGTCGGCTGA